The following are encoded together in the Longimicrobium sp. genome:
- a CDS encoding aldehyde dehydrogenase family protein, translating to MSIAEIFETMEYGPAPESASPAVDWLEERGRTFRHFVGGEWREPEGGEFFDTTNPATNQPLARIAQGSEADVDAAVRAAREALPGWQALDGHARARFLYAIARHIQRHSRLFSVLETMDNGKPIRESRDIDIPLVARHFYHHAGWAQLMDTELADQVPVGVVGQIIPWNFPLLMMAWKIAPALAMGNTVVLKPAEFTSLTALLFAEVCRDAGLPPGVVNVVTGDGRTGAAIVGHPDVDKIAFTGSTEVGRIIRVATAGTGKKLSLELGGKSPFIVFDDADLESVVEGVVDAIWFNQGQVCCAGSRILAQEGISEKLTQRLRERMETLRVGNPLDKAVDIGAIVAPVQLEQIRKLVQAGADEGAQMWQPSWSCPTEGCFYPPTLFTNVSPSSSVAQVEIFGPVVVLMTFRTPAEAVELANNTVYGLASSVWTENINLALDIAPRIKAGTVWINSTNLFDAASGFGGYRESGFGREGGKEGLYEYVKPRWEIASKNGGAPARRDDRKARPARAEKQRGNGAGPVLPPIDRTAKLYIGGKQARPDSGYALSIYGPGDRLIGDVGLGNRKDVRNAVEAAHKAKGWSKSTAHNRAQVLFYLAENLA from the coding sequence ATGAGCATCGCCGAAATCTTCGAGACCATGGAATACGGCCCCGCCCCCGAGAGCGCCTCGCCCGCGGTGGACTGGCTGGAGGAACGGGGCCGCACCTTCCGGCACTTCGTCGGCGGCGAGTGGCGCGAGCCGGAGGGCGGCGAGTTCTTCGACACCACCAATCCGGCGACGAACCAGCCCCTGGCGCGCATCGCGCAGGGCAGCGAGGCCGACGTGGACGCGGCGGTGCGCGCCGCCCGCGAGGCGCTTCCCGGCTGGCAGGCGCTGGACGGCCATGCGCGCGCCCGGTTCCTGTACGCCATCGCCCGCCACATCCAGCGCCACAGCCGGCTCTTCTCCGTGCTGGAAACGATGGACAACGGCAAGCCCATCCGCGAGTCGCGCGACATCGACATCCCGCTGGTGGCCCGGCACTTCTACCACCACGCCGGGTGGGCGCAGCTGATGGACACGGAGCTGGCGGACCAGGTGCCCGTAGGCGTGGTGGGGCAGATCATCCCATGGAACTTCCCGCTGCTGATGATGGCGTGGAAGATCGCCCCGGCGCTGGCGATGGGGAACACGGTGGTGCTCAAGCCGGCGGAGTTCACCTCGCTCACCGCGCTGCTCTTCGCCGAGGTGTGCCGCGACGCGGGGCTCCCCCCGGGCGTGGTGAACGTGGTCACCGGCGACGGGCGCACGGGCGCGGCCATCGTCGGGCATCCGGACGTGGACAAGATCGCCTTCACGGGATCGACCGAAGTGGGCCGCATCATCCGCGTGGCCACGGCGGGAACGGGGAAGAAGCTGTCGCTGGAGCTGGGCGGCAAGTCGCCCTTCATCGTCTTCGACGACGCCGACCTGGAAAGCGTGGTCGAGGGCGTGGTCGACGCCATCTGGTTCAACCAGGGACAGGTGTGCTGCGCCGGCAGCCGCATCCTGGCGCAGGAGGGCATTTCCGAAAAGCTGACGCAGCGGCTGCGCGAGCGGATGGAAACGCTTCGCGTGGGCAACCCGCTGGACAAGGCGGTGGACATCGGCGCCATCGTGGCCCCCGTGCAGCTGGAGCAGATCCGCAAGCTGGTGCAGGCCGGCGCCGACGAGGGCGCGCAGATGTGGCAGCCGTCGTGGAGCTGCCCCACCGAGGGATGCTTCTATCCGCCGACGCTGTTCACCAACGTGTCGCCGTCGTCCAGCGTGGCGCAGGTGGAAATCTTCGGCCCCGTCGTGGTGCTGATGACCTTCCGCACGCCGGCCGAAGCGGTGGAGCTGGCAAACAACACGGTCTACGGGCTCGCGTCCAGCGTGTGGACCGAGAACATCAACCTGGCCCTGGACATCGCGCCCAGGATCAAGGCCGGCACGGTGTGGATCAACAGCACCAATCTGTTCGACGCCGCGTCGGGCTTCGGCGGATACCGCGAGAGCGGCTTCGGGCGCGAGGGCGGCAAGGAAGGGCTGTACGAATACGTGAAGCCGCGCTGGGAGATCGCCAGCAAGAACGGCGGCGCCCCCGCCCGCCGCGACGACCGCAAGGCCAGGCCCGCGCGCGCCGAAAAGCAGCGCGGCAACGGCGCCGGCCCGGTGCTGCCGCCCATCGACCGCACCGCCAAGCTGTACATCGGCGGGAAGCAGGCGCGACCGGACAGCGGCTATGCGCTCTCCATCTACGGCCCCGGCGACCGGCTGATCGGTGACGTGGGGCTGGGCAA